The stretch of DNA tgaaaatgaaattttctaATAACAGCTTATAGTCCCCACGATTTATAGTTGACAAATGCTTTGATAGTCAAAGTGTAAATGTGTGCAGGTGCTAGGCATAATGTTGTTCACCCCACACATTTTATTCCATAGCggcctagtttttttttttttttttcattttaactttttttagacATTGAATGTAGTCTTTCGTTGAGAAAAGCAGGTGAAATAGAAATTCAGATTTTCTTCTGAAATTTATCAACAGAAGCATAAAATTGACTTGGTGTTCTGCTTGCATGTTCTTTGCTGTAGATGGTATCAGTACGTAGACTACAGATGTTCCATATGGACCTCCAGCTGCCACTCAGAATGCTCAAAGGGCTTCTTTACCTTATTTTGTTGGCGGTCAtgatcattttattcaaattttgtgGCCTCACTTTGTCAGATTTATTCGCATCTATCCTTGCCTTCATGCCCACCGGCTGGGCTTTCATTCTTGTAAGTCCTTAAATTTtacgattttcaaattttaagcCACATTCTGTCAATAGATCATGGCAAAAATGAACTGCATCTTTGTTATCCAATTAATCTTCTCCTTTATTTCCTGACCAATGAAGGAAAATTTTCATCTCGTTCATTTGGTATAACCACCAAAACATTTTACTTGATGATAATCACTTTGAAACAAACTGCATTCTTACTGGAAGTGCTTTGACTCATTTAACATGATCCATTGAATGTACCAAAATTTATTTCACAGAAAACTAATATTTTAAGTAATCACTAAAATGCCTTAACATAATGCCTAGAAAGAGAaccatgcttttttttttctcatttggtTTCACAAAGTTTATCTGATATATTAAGTGTATCTTTCTGCGCAAACATGCTAAAGTCTGTTTTCCTCTGATTACCAAGTACCAACTTATTGCTCACTTTCTAGTATTGTCCATCTCTGAAACTTTCAAACAGCACCAAAGAATTTCCTAATGTTGACTTTTGagaaaggaaggaaaaaaaattctCCCTCTTTTAGAACTATTTTTATTGACATCTAAAACCCTGTGGGATGTACATGCCTTTGAAAGATTGTACCTAGAGAAAGCATATAAGATTATGCATTCTGTTAACTGACAAACAGCAAGAGTAGATATTTTATGGAAAGAaaagtaatatatatgtatgtacgtaTGTGTTCATAATCCAACCATTCTTTTCCTTGTTCTTCTTAGGTTGGGCAAGCCTGCAGGCCTTGCCTGCATAAGCTACTCTGGGAGCCAATAAAGGAGGTGGCCAGAGCATATGACTTCATGATGGGATTGTTGTTGTTCACGCCCATTGCATTTTTATCATGGCTCCCAGCGGTAAACGAATTCCAAACACGAATTCTCTTTAATCAAGCTTTCAGCAGAGGCCTCCATATATCTATGATTCTTGCTGGAAAGAAAGATGGAGGAGCCTCCtttaattaacatacatatacCACTGTATGGTTTTCTTGTCGAGACTTAAGAGTGTTTCAGTGTGCTTAGTctgtatttattttgttttgggaAAATGCAAGAGCTCTGGCTAGTGGCCTTTAGGTGTTACCTTTCTTCATCTATCCTTGACTGTCtgcatttctttttccttttccttatGGTGGTTGTCCCTTCCTAATTGATGTTTGCCTCTTGGTTTATGACTTTGTGGGGAAAAATTGCTCAGATATTTGATTCTCATTTccattataataaattaatatttagtatGTGTCCAAGTATTCTAATATTAGATCCTATGAACATATAGCCCAAAAGTCGTGCAATAGTcagtgatgagtaagttttggaaGAAAAAAGAAACGGTTTGCGTTTAAGATTGTTTGCATTTGGTGCAATATTATAAATCAGGCATGAGCTTGACGACAAATAATCTTTACAACAGCTGTGCTGAAGAATCTGTCTTCATAATTTCTTTTGCTTGCGAGTTCACTGATCAACTTTACACATGCACATGATTTCAACAATCATGCTAGCAGATTTGGATTTAAACACAATCATAATTTCAACTCAATGAAACTAAAATTTGGTTTTCCAATTACACATTACGGACTCTCAGCTAAATAAGGCTCCATTATCACCTGGAAATAAGCTTCTCCACTTAATCAGTTCGCCTGCAACAATTCCTTGATATCATACCCTTGCAACTGCACACACATAAAAACCAAGACATAATTTTTCGTTTCGTGATTCTAAATTTGCTTGCAACATTCAAGGATACCAAGTCCAAATCAAGGTCATCAACAAGATTCATGATCatcagtgttgaaaatttttaccTGAAGAAATGTAAGAAGCAAAATCACTCCTGAGTTCCAGAAAGCATGTATTGTGATAGGAGTCACCAGATTGCGAGTTTGAGCATATGAAAACCCCAAAGCAGTCCCTACAATAGACCAAGAGATTTGTCGGCTTCCATTCGATGTAAGGAAACACATGATATGCACTATGTAATTTGATCTTTGGATGTATCTTAAAcgattgtgatatttgaatgtGATTGGGAAGTGGAAACTCAAAAAATGATAATTGCTTACAGCAAATCCTCCACTTGTACTTTGCTGTCAAATATTACCTAGTACAAATAGCTGAGGAAACTCTCCGGGAGTGAGATGTGCAAGTGCAAATACAGCAGCACTAATAATTATAGAAACTGGTGTAGGCACCCTGAAAGAAGAATTGAGGAAAACATCAAACCAAGTTGTAAATTAATTACGAAAGTATAACAAGCTTGAATACCAAGCCTCCAATGCACACAAATCAATTCAGAAATTATGCATTTTTATAAACAAAACTTTTGTGCAGCAAGAGAAAGGATAGAACAGTGTTGCAGGGGAGCAGAGGGAGTTCAAAAGAACAACCCTCATGCTAAATCAAGCTTGTTTCAAACCATTTGGATAGATTCCAAAAACACTATTCAGAACATGCTTTAAATGGCCACATTTACTTTGATAATTGAGATTTGAGATGTCCTTCTTGAGTTTCCCAGGCCAGAGCCACAAATTGGGGCCATACAATGCTTATATTATTGAAGCCAAGAATTCCCAAATGCAACAACTTCAGAGTTTGTCCATTCTTGCATTTATCTATGTTTCATACTTGTTATACCGTTCTTATATATTTAGTACAGCGTCTCTTACCAAGATTCAATTTAAGTCGCACAATATGGCTGTCAATCTACTTGTTAATAAATAATTCCCTGTTTTTGACATATATATTTAGATCATGAGTTCATCATAAAATCACTCTTGTTCTTCTACTTACTACCCTTTCTTATATTTcctgttatattttattttctaataactGATTTATGTATCAGCAAATTGTTTTTATAGGATGAATCAAATGTTTGAAAGTAAGGTATATGAGTTTTCTAAACAAAGAAATAGCTCTTCAATGTTCAGTAAAATTGCACATTCTCGACAAAGGGAAAAAGAATGTTAGAATTAGTATAGTTGACCATGTTCACTGATTCATTAAGACAACATAGCCAAGAGAGCAtccaataatttatttaaaatacagATTAAGTAAAAATACCATTTTGTCAGGGATGTCATAAAAAAGCCTCGAAATACCGTCTCCTCAAGAACTGGTGCCAGAACACCTGTGATGCCCACCAAGCAAGCAGTGCTACAATAGAGAtcaacaacatcaattcaactaaTAGTGAAGGGAATAGTGCTTAGAACCCATAAGCTACACATCATTCTAACCAAATTTGCAGCCACAATATGAAGGAAAGCTCCTATGCAAGTACCTGATACTTGAGGATCCAATCAATGGAAGCAAGCGGACCAGAGCATCAGtctgataaataaaaaataaaaaagcttgAGAGGTCAGTAAGGAATATTAAGTGGCAGAATGCCACTAAGTTTAGATAACAGTAATTGTAATTCCAACAAGGTAGTATCcactctaaattcctcagctaGGTCTTAGCTAATTCTctgaaatacaaaaattaaaatcaaaatcaaacgcAAGAGGAATCCACTTGACTATCctttattaaattgaaaatagtagCAAATAATTTCTAACCTCTCTTTGAGAGTCCTCACCACGAAACAAGGACATGGCAGCCCCTGTTAAAGCAATAGCAATAAGAGCACCAACAAGACCAATTGCTGCCCACAAAAGCCATCCTTTCTTTAGGTTGAAAGGTTCCTTAAAATCTGAAAAGAGTATTACACTATATTGGCTTGAAAATTTGGataaataattcatatcattACCAGTCAAGTTTggtttagatttttatttttaaatctctATTACCATcaacataaaagaaaattcaatttTATAACTGAAACATTAAAAAAGGTCAGTTGGCAGCCTTCCATGCAAATACCTATATAAACAAAAGGCTAAAAGAACGAGACAATGCCTCTTTTCAATGTTGCCTAATAGAATAAGACATTATTTTCATAAGGTGCATAGAGATCAAAGCAATAAACAGGTTTTGCATGATGAATAGATACCATAGCGAAATAGATCTTCAGGAAGGGGTTGAAAAGTGTTGGCTACACCAGAAAGAACTCCAAGTACCACTATAGTTGTAATGCTGTCAAAGCAATAACAAACATATTTACATCCATATTTACACCAAAAAAACCCAGCAATTCAATTCAGAGGTAAAGAAAAATCTATCTGTATTTAAAACatgacaaaaattgaaaaaaataaaaagcaagtTTCACAGTTCTGTTATATAAGGAGAAACTAAGTCTCAGCGTAGCTTATCCGCAGATTGAAGTAAAGACAAGACATTAGAACATAAAGTTTACAAATGGAACTTCAATGCAAATGCAATGATGGTAACTATTTAAGGATAGTGATGCATACCTTTGATCCACAAACAGTATCTCAGCCTTCTGGTCCAAACTTAGTTCTTCAATATTAAGTCCTAGATAAGGTATAGCTGCTGTCTCTATTAATCCTGTCAAAATAAAACTGCCTGGGAAAACTTTATTGCTTTCTTAATCCAAAGATACCACTCACAAaccatttataaaaaaataagcaAAGATGAAACACACCTTAATCCACATGCAAGTGAAGTTAATGAAACTGTTTGCCACTCCCATGGAACCTCCCATCGCTTGAGTATTGGCCACCCCAATTCAGTCTCTTCCTGGGATTTAAGATGGGCAAATATTAGCCTCGTGCAACTTTGGGGTAAGTAGTAATATAATTGTggggaattttattttattttaccttttgCTGGAAATCGGGATTGTCTTTTCCAGCATTGAAGAAGCCAAAAGGAAGCAGTTTTAAGGGAGTAAGAGAAGGTAAGGTGGTACAAGTGTTTGGGAACTTTAATAAAAGAGTGTTTGGCCTGTTATAAAGAAAGGGGGGAGCTCGCTTGGCGAAGGTTTTGATCGAAGCAGAGAAGCAAAACCGAGGTAAGCTTGTAATCATTGTCGCAACCATTGTTTGGATTTGATCGGAAGTTTGGAGTTTACGAATTCAAGCAGAGATATCCAGGCAAAGCGGATGGGGATAAGGTTACGTTACGCGGAAAAACAAAAATAGGTCCCTCAACTTCTCTAATTTATGATTTCCTCCACTGAATTTTACATTTATGTCTATCTCTTAACCACAGTTAGTTTCCAATTAATAGTTGAatatataattatgaaaatgtcatcattttttatttttggaaaaaaaaagagggaacatttaataacttaaataacaatCCGATTCATGGAAAAATTGACTATATCAATCTTAACAACGGCAAGAATATAAAATGCACAATATAGTTCAATAGTAAATTTAGGATTAATTTTTAGGAGAtttagtaaagtttttaaaaattttaggagtttaatgagtttttttttaaaaaaaattg from Gossypium hirsutum isolate 1008001.06 chromosome D04, Gossypium_hirsutum_v2.1, whole genome shotgun sequence encodes:
- the LOC107898719 gene encoding uncharacterized protein isoform X2, with the protein product MVATMITSLPRFCFSASIKTFAKRAPPFLYNRPNTLLLKFPNTCTTLPSLTPLKLLPFGFFNAGKDNPDFQQKEETELGWPILKRWEVPWEWQTVSLTSLACGLSFILTGLIETAAIPYLGLNIEELSLDQKAEILFVDQSITTIVVLGVLSGVANTFQPLPEDLFRYAIGLVGALIAIALTGAAMSLFRGEDSQRETDALVRLLPLIGSSSISTACLVGITGVLAPVLEETVFRGFFMTSLTKWVPTPVSIIISAAVFALAHLTPGEFPQLFVLGTALGFSYAQTRNLVTPITIHAFWNSGVILLLTFLQLQGYDIKELLQAN
- the LOC107898719 gene encoding uncharacterized protein isoform X1, which gives rise to MVATMITSLPRFCFSASIKTFAKRAPPFLYNRPNTLLLKFPNTCTTLPSLTPLKLLPFGFFNAGKDNPDFQQKEETELGWPILKRWEVPWEWQTVSLTSLACGLSFILTGLIETAAIPYLGLNIEELSLDQKAEILFVDQSITTIVVLGVLSGVANTFQPLPEDLFRYDFKEPFNLKKGWLLWAAIGLVGALIAIALTGAAMSLFRGEDSQRETDALVRLLPLIGSSSISTACLVGITGVLAPVLEETVFRGFFMTSLTKWVPTPVSIIISAAVFALAHLTPGEFPQLFVLGTALGFSYAQTRNLVTPITIHAFWNSGVILLLTFLQLQGYDIKELLQAN